Proteins found in one Candidatus Saganbacteria bacterium genomic segment:
- a CDS encoding sigma-70 family RNA polymerase sigma factor translates to MTILKRSKEKKILPKSLEAYMPLVHSIASMVSGKGLPPSVDYNDLVSDGTIGLMKAWENFDVNRGVKFETYASYRVRGEILDGLKNYSPVPYRIQVMIRDLAKKGYKATVAKKMEKEEKELEKKDLSESEFKSAVKKIKKIVAASALMYLLSLEEIVTRTEVQVAGERGPEHDVEFSELREKLGASMQKLPSLQRDVMDLFYNKGLNQKTIAAKLKLSRPKVCRLIDRGVRLLQEELKHG, encoded by the coding sequence GTGACAATACTAAAAAGATCTAAAGAAAAGAAAATTCTGCCCAAGTCCCTCGAGGCATATATGCCTCTTGTGCATTCGATCGCTTCGATGGTGTCTGGCAAAGGATTGCCGCCATCTGTTGATTACAATGATCTTGTCTCTGACGGCACTATCGGGCTTATGAAGGCATGGGAAAATTTTGACGTGAACCGAGGAGTAAAATTTGAAACATATGCCTCATACAGGGTCAGGGGAGAGATATTGGACGGCCTTAAAAATTACAGCCCTGTCCCTTATCGCATACAAGTCATGATAAGGGACCTGGCAAAAAAGGGATATAAGGCGACCGTTGCGAAGAAAATGGAAAAAGAAGAAAAAGAGCTGGAAAAGAAGGACCTATCCGAAAGCGAGTTCAAGTCTGCGGTAAAGAAGATAAAAAAGATCGTTGCGGCATCCGCACTGATGTATTTACTGTCCTTGGAAGAGATAGTCACAAGGACCGAGGTCCAGGTTGCCGGTGAGCGCGGCCCGGAGCATGACGTAGAATTTTCGGAGCTTCGGGAAAAACTTGGAGCTTCCATGCAAAAACTTCCTTCTCTCCAGAGGGATGTAATGGACCTGTTTTATAACAAAGGCCTGAACCAAAAAACTATCGCAGCAAAGCTCAAGCTTTCCCGGCCGAAAGTATGCCGCCTGATAGACCGCGGCGTTAGGCTGCTGCAGGAGGAGCTTAAACATGGTTGA